The Dyadobacter sandarakinus DNA window GCAATTTCATTGGCTGCATTGATGATACAGGCAGCATTTCCTCCTTTTCTCAGTACATCATAGGCTATCGCCAGATTACGGAATGTTTCCAGATCCGGCATCTCGAATGTGAGTGCAGGATAATCCAGAAAGTTAAAGCGTGGAAAACCGGATTTGAGCCGCTGCGGATAATGTAATGCATACTGTATAGGCAACTTCATGTCCGGCAGTCCCATTTGCGCCTTCATGCTGCCGTCTTCAAATTGTACCAGCGAATGGATAATGCTTTGCGGGTGAACCACTACCTCAATTTGCTCGGGTGCAAGATCAAACAACCATTTCGCCTCAATCACTTCCAGCCCCTTGTTCATGAGGGTAGCCGAATCAATGGTGATTTTGGCACCCATACTCCAGTTGGGATGTTTGAGCGCCTGCTGCTTGGTTACATTGGATAAAAATGCCTTGTCCTTGCCTCGGAACGGACCACCCGAAGCAGTAAGAATAATCTTTTCGATAGGATTGCCATCCTCGCCGGTCAGGCATTGGAAAATAGCCGAATGCTCTGAATCAACCGGATAAATCTTCACATTGTGCAGCCGGGCAAGATCAGTGATCAGCTGACCTGCTACTACCAGGGTTTCCTTATTGGCCAGTGCAATATCTTTCCCGGCCTTGATTGCGTGAATAGTAGGTAAAAGTCCGGCATAGCCCACCATCGCAGTCAGCACAATGTCGATATCATCACCTTCAACTACCGGTACCAGCGCCTGCGCGCCCGCGTAAACCTGAATACCCAATGTAGCCAGGCTGGATTTTACAAAATCAAAATGTGCCTCATTGCCAATTACAACAGTACCCGGGCGAAATTCGGCTGCCTGCTCTACCAGCAAGGCTGCATTGTCCTGTGCCGTAAGTACCTGCACAGAAAAACGGTCGCTATTGGCGCGTACAACGTCCAGTGCCTGCGTGCCAATGGATCCCGTTGATCCCAGTATTGCAATTCTTTTAAGCATAAGACACGATGAATGTGGGTTACTTTTTAATGATTAATCCTGATCAGCTCATCTGCAATTTTGCGGTCATTGGACAGTCTTGGCATTTTATTCTGCCCGCCGAGCTTACCCTGTGACCGCATATAATCGATGAATGCATTTTTCCGCAGCGGCTTCAGTTCAAGCTGTTTAAGAATGTTACCGGCTATCAGGTCTTTGTAATAAATATTGAGTTCTGTCAACCGCCGGTCTATGTCGTTTGAAAACTCGGCAAGATCATTGGGTAAACGTGCAAACTCGACCAGCCACTCGTGATAAGGAAGTCCGCCTGTAGCGGGATTTACCATCGGAGCTACTGTAAATTCAACTACTTCGGTCTCGGGATGCCGCTCCATGGCGTAGCGCAATGCTTTTTCAATTTCCTCA harbors:
- a CDS encoding 1-deoxy-D-xylulose-5-phosphate reductoisomerase yields the protein MLKRIAILGSTGSIGTQALDVVRANSDRFSVQVLTAQDNAALLVEQAAEFRPGTVVIGNEAHFDFVKSSLATLGIQVYAGAQALVPVVEGDDIDIVLTAMVGYAGLLPTIHAIKAGKDIALANKETLVVAGQLITDLARLHNVKIYPVDSEHSAIFQCLTGEDGNPIEKIILTASGGPFRGKDKAFLSNVTKQQALKHPNWSMGAKITIDSATLMNKGLEVIEAKWLFDLAPEQIEVVVHPQSIIHSLVQFEDGSMKAQMGLPDMKLPIQYALHYPQRLKSGFPRFNFLDYPALTFEMPDLETFRNLAIAYDVLRKGGNAACIINAANEIAVEAFLGERIRFLDISDVIVESLARIDFILNPSYSDYVETNEATRRIASELIQVKV